A single region of the Duganella sp. BuS-21 genome encodes:
- a CDS encoding MFS transporter: MSQPNQFSLLKQRRFAPFFWTQFLGAFNDNLFKTALVVIITFDALSWTTMSPSLVTNLIPGLFILPYVLFSATAGQLADKFEKSGLTRFIKWLELAIMGVAALGWITHHLWLLIAGVVGMGIHSTLFGPVKYAYLPQQLNKEELIGGNGVTEMGTFVGILMGEVLGAVLVVQQPHGLMLEAAATMLVAVLGLLAAYRIPVSPAPAPELKISWNFVGESIRNINFSRKNRTVFLSMLGNSWFWFYGALVLAQFPVYAKDYLHGDHGAFVLLLTIFSLGVGSGSLLCERLSGRKVEIGLVPFGSIGLTVFGIDLYFASLAYAGSAGALAAGLHLDAFALLAQHGMWRILFDVLMIGMFGGFFIVPLFALIQLRCDPAHISRTIAGMNILNALFMVAAAGLAIVLLGQGFTIPQLFLITALLNAVVAIYIFSLVPEFLMRFLAWLLIHTIHRVHTVDAERIPAEGPAVLVCNHVSYVDAIVIGAAAPRPIRFVMDHRIFKLPLLGWIFRTARAIPIAPAKEDPWLMEKAYIDIAQALHEGELVCIFPEGQLTRTGEINDFKGGIAKIIERSKVPVIPMALRGLWGHLLSRNHENVFGRVFRKGWRSRLSLAVGAPVAPQDVSPDDLKQRVAALRGDWK, from the coding sequence ATGAGCCAGCCCAACCAGTTTTCCCTGTTGAAGCAGCGCCGCTTCGCGCCGTTTTTCTGGACCCAGTTCCTCGGCGCCTTCAACGACAATCTGTTCAAGACCGCGCTGGTGGTGATCATCACCTTCGATGCGTTGAGCTGGACCACGATGTCGCCGTCGCTGGTGACCAACCTGATTCCCGGCCTGTTCATCCTGCCCTACGTGCTGTTCTCCGCCACCGCCGGCCAGTTGGCCGACAAGTTCGAGAAGTCCGGCCTGACGCGCTTTATCAAGTGGCTGGAGCTGGCCATCATGGGCGTGGCGGCGCTCGGCTGGATCACGCACCACCTGTGGCTGCTGATCGCCGGCGTGGTCGGCATGGGCATCCATTCCACCTTGTTCGGCCCCGTCAAGTATGCCTACCTGCCGCAGCAGCTGAACAAGGAAGAGCTGATCGGCGGTAACGGCGTGACCGAGATGGGCACCTTCGTCGGCATCCTGATGGGCGAGGTGCTGGGCGCGGTGCTGGTGGTGCAGCAACCGCACGGCCTGATGCTCGAAGCGGCCGCCACCATGCTGGTCGCGGTGCTGGGCTTGCTGGCGGCTTATCGCATTCCGGTGTCGCCAGCGCCGGCGCCCGAGCTCAAGATCAGCTGGAACTTCGTCGGCGAATCGATCCGCAATATCAATTTTTCGCGCAAGAACCGCACGGTGTTCCTGTCCATGCTGGGCAACTCGTGGTTCTGGTTTTACGGCGCGCTGGTGCTGGCGCAGTTCCCGGTCTACGCCAAGGACTATCTGCACGGCGACCACGGCGCCTTTGTGCTGCTGCTGACCATCTTCTCGCTGGGCGTAGGCAGTGGCTCGCTGCTGTGCGAGCGCCTGTCGGGCCGCAAGGTGGAGATCGGCCTGGTGCCGTTCGGCTCCATCGGCCTGACCGTGTTTGGCATCGATCTGTATTTCGCCAGCCTGGCCTACGCCGGCAGCGCCGGCGCGCTGGCGGCCGGCCTGCACCTGGACGCCTTTGCGCTGCTGGCGCAGCATGGCATGTGGCGCATCCTGTTCGACGTGCTGATGATCGGCATGTTCGGCGGCTTCTTCATCGTGCCGCTGTTCGCGTTGATCCAGTTGCGCTGCGATCCGGCCCACATCTCGCGCACCATCGCCGGCATGAACATCCTGAACGCGCTGTTCATGGTGGCGGCGGCCGGCCTGGCCATTGTGCTGCTGGGGCAGGGCTTCACGATTCCGCAGCTGTTCCTGATCACCGCGCTGCTGAACGCCGTGGTGGCGATCTATATCTTCTCGCTGGTGCCGGAATTCCTGATGCGCTTCCTGGCCTGGCTGCTGATCCACACCATTCACCGGGTCCACACCGTCGATGCCGAGCGCATACCGGCCGAGGGTCCGGCGGTGCTGGTGTGTAACCACGTCAGCTATGTCGACGCCATCGTCATTGGGGCGGCCGCGCCGCGCCCGATCCGTTTCGTGATGGACCACCGCATCTTCAAGTTGCCGCTGCTGGGCTGGATCTTCCGCACCGCGCGCGCGATTCCGATTGCGCCGGCCAAGGAGGATCCGTGGCTGATGGAGAAGGCCTACATCGATATCGCCCAGGCGCTGCACGAGGGTGAGCTGGTCTGCATCTTCCCCGAGGGTCAGTTGACGCGCACCGGCGAGATCAACGATTTCAAGGGCGGCATCGCCAAGATCATCGAACGCAGCAAGGTGCCGGTGATTCCGATGGCGCTGCGCGGCTTGTGGGGCCATCTGCTGAGCCGCAACCACGAGAATGTATTCGGCCGCGTATTCCGCAAGGGCTGGCGTTCGCGCCTGTCGCTGGCGGTGGGCGCACCGGTGGCGCCGCAGGATGTGTCGCCGGACGACCTGAAACAGCGGGTGGCGGCGCTGCGCGGCGACTGGAAGTAA
- a CDS encoding PepSY domain-containing protein yields MKASTLRTFISVHTWMGLIAGFGLFIAFYAGSVTLFHEQLGAWETPAAQVAAPQHDPQLLIDAVLQAQPKARETFYLRLPSGHGPETVLEFDERHFRLDAAGKLEEFEEGSQLTDFIYRLHYTAGLPRSWGIYVLGVVCVLYGLALASGVIIYAPTFFKDLFALRIGKNIKRMWQDAHNAIGILSLPFHLMYAWSSAVLALGLLLLAPFQYLVFDGKLLQLVGPDISAAAPPKPAGVAAALAPATRLLAEVQRAAPGIEVETMVYHRAGDANAQVQAYGHLHQKAVANVGAVVLNASSAKVERVVMPDNYSAGTRFLRSLQTLHFGSFGEAAVQWMYFVLGMAGAFLFYSGNLLWIEARRKRQKLVQPRSGRLMAQATLGVCLGCVAGVAAVFLANKLGPDGQLPLWEERSYYAVFFACVLWAYARPPARAAHELLVLCAALTLAVPFAHWWRTGLNPLLALLQGDGVVVGVALVALLFAALYWKMARAVLHRGRHGDPHSVWSLRPAPPTQGAMQQAA; encoded by the coding sequence ATGAAGGCATCGACTTTGCGCACTTTTATTTCGGTGCACACCTGGATGGGCCTGATCGCGGGCTTCGGCCTGTTCATCGCCTTCTATGCCGGTTCGGTGACGCTGTTTCATGAACAACTGGGGGCGTGGGAGACGCCGGCCGCCCAGGTGGCGGCGCCACAGCACGATCCGCAATTGCTGATCGACGCGGTGTTGCAGGCGCAGCCCAAGGCCAGGGAGACGTTCTATCTGCGTCTGCCCTCCGGTCACGGTCCGGAGACGGTGCTGGAATTCGACGAGCGCCACTTCCGCCTGGACGCCGCCGGCAAGCTGGAAGAGTTCGAGGAAGGTTCGCAACTGACGGACTTCATCTACCGCCTGCATTACACGGCCGGCCTGCCGCGCAGCTGGGGCATCTACGTGCTGGGCGTGGTCTGCGTGCTATATGGGCTGGCGCTGGCCAGCGGCGTGATCATCTACGCGCCCACCTTCTTCAAGGACTTGTTCGCGCTGCGCATCGGCAAAAACATCAAGCGCATGTGGCAGGACGCGCACAATGCCATCGGCATCCTGTCGCTGCCGTTTCATTTGATGTACGCCTGGAGCAGCGCCGTGCTGGCACTGGGGCTGCTGTTGCTGGCGCCGTTCCAGTATCTGGTATTCGACGGCAAGCTGCTGCAGCTGGTGGGGCCGGATATCAGCGCGGCCGCACCGCCCAAGCCGGCCGGCGTGGCTGCGGCGCTGGCGCCGGCCACGCGATTGCTGGCGGAAGTGCAGCGCGCGGCGCCCGGTATCGAAGTCGAAACCATGGTCTACCATCGCGCCGGCGACGCCAACGCGCAAGTGCAGGCCTACGGCCATCTGCATCAGAAAGCCGTGGCCAATGTCGGCGCGGTGGTGCTCAACGCCAGCAGCGCCAAGGTCGAGCGCGTGGTCATGCCGGACAACTACAGCGCCGGCACGCGCTTCCTGCGCAGTTTGCAGACGCTGCACTTCGGCAGCTTCGGCGAGGCGGCGGTGCAGTGGATGTACTTTGTGCTGGGCATGGCGGGCGCCTTCCTGTTCTACAGCGGTAACCTGCTGTGGATCGAAGCGCGCCGCAAACGCCAGAAGCTGGTGCAGCCGCGCAGCGGCAGACTGATGGCGCAGGCCACGTTGGGGGTGTGCCTGGGCTGCGTGGCGGGCGTGGCGGCGGTGTTCCTGGCCAATAAGCTGGGACCGGACGGGCAGCTGCCGCTGTGGGAAGAGCGCAGCTACTACGCCGTGTTCTTCGCGTGCGTGTTGTGGGCCTACGCCCGCCCGCCGGCGCGCGCGGCGCATGAACTGCTGGTGTTGTGCGCGGCGCTGACCCTGGCCGTGCCGTTCGCGCACTGGTGGCGCACCGGCCTCAATCCGCTGCTGGCGCTGCTGCAAGGCGACGGCGTGGTGGTCGGCGTGGCGCTGGTGGCGCTGCTGTTCGCCGCCCTGTACTGGAAGATGGCGCGCGCCGTTCTGCATCGGGGCCGCCACGGCGATCCGCACAGCGTTTGGTCGCTGCGCCCGGCGCCGCCGACGCAGGGGGCGATGCAGCAGGCGGCTTGA
- a CDS encoding TonB-dependent receptor, producing MRIKVMVVALAGGLAGWAVQAEEAPIEQVVISGDKLKRTEIDSSASVGARNRRQIDESGLTSLDEVASQMANVGTAENLSIRGVQAYGPTGGGGKTITLVVDGVPQDGFGQDIANLSVWDADRVEVLRGPQSTNQGRNSLAGAVVLKTRDPSDVRDFSYRASAGNQHAHNVALAGGGVIVEQVLAGRISFEQRKRDGDIYNPTRDDKRSNHNDGHTLRAKLRITPWGDNYQALVTLVHDQQDLGYGNVEAVKVPVSARQNFSNEPRFTENLTRSAALEQTFHALGADITLLTTYSHNRYNRTQDYDGTELNQGYRKGENIDRQWVQEARANFDTQLFGHKLKGVAGLYYSQQYYDGDDGFIVPVSYVLGLIGQCKVQAACDAMYGADFISRRQMQNNDSQTRAAYGEFDYVVERWTVTAGMRFDTERQNRLLNSQTSGTSPLARQIFTQLISAGAFAPDGPLNLATDNSVWLPKFGVRYALAPEWVAGLTAQRGYRTGGVDYSYQRGPHPFGPEYTKNYEASLKGVMANGLMVALNAYRVNWTDQQVDIGNNSLDTYLVNAGSSRLQGLEAELRGRVTPQLELFGAVGVARTKFIDFVSPTGDFSGKQFARSPRQNQSVGFSWTPGRWMLNMNLVHSSGTYMNSQNTDRNDGHTLLGGKATYELSRGLKLFAYGSNLTDRSYITANKLDSVTGRYNAALGSARQFGIGLQGTI from the coding sequence ATGCGTATCAAGGTGATGGTAGTGGCGCTGGCGGGAGGATTGGCTGGCTGGGCGGTGCAGGCAGAGGAGGCGCCGATCGAACAAGTGGTGATTTCCGGCGACAAGCTGAAACGAACGGAAATCGATAGCAGCGCCAGCGTCGGCGCGCGCAACCGGCGCCAGATCGATGAGTCGGGCCTGACCTCGCTGGACGAAGTGGCCAGCCAGATGGCCAACGTCGGCACGGCGGAAAACCTGTCGATCCGTGGCGTGCAAGCCTACGGCCCTACTGGCGGCGGCGGCAAGACCATCACGCTGGTGGTGGACGGCGTACCGCAGGACGGCTTCGGCCAGGACATCGCCAACCTGAGTGTATGGGATGCGGACCGTGTGGAAGTGCTGCGCGGCCCGCAATCGACCAACCAGGGCCGCAATTCGCTGGCCGGCGCCGTGGTGCTCAAGACCCGCGATCCGTCCGATGTGCGCGACTTCAGCTACCGCGCCAGCGCCGGCAACCAGCATGCGCACAATGTGGCGCTGGCAGGCGGCGGCGTGATCGTGGAGCAGGTGCTGGCTGGCCGTATCAGCTTCGAGCAGCGCAAGCGCGACGGCGATATCTACAATCCCACCCGCGACGACAAGCGCTCCAACCACAACGACGGCCACACCCTGCGCGCCAAGCTGCGCATCACGCCGTGGGGCGACAATTACCAGGCGCTGGTGACGCTGGTACACGACCAGCAAGACCTCGGCTACGGCAATGTGGAGGCGGTGAAGGTGCCCGTTTCCGCGCGCCAGAATTTTTCCAACGAGCCGCGCTTCACTGAGAACCTGACACGCTCGGCGGCGCTGGAGCAGACCTTCCACGCCCTCGGCGCCGACATCACGCTGCTCACCACCTATTCGCACAACCGCTACAACCGCACCCAGGACTATGACGGCACGGAGCTCAACCAGGGCTACCGCAAGGGCGAGAACATCGACCGTCAGTGGGTGCAGGAGGCGCGCGCCAACTTCGACACGCAGCTGTTCGGCCACAAGCTGAAGGGCGTGGCGGGCCTGTACTACTCGCAGCAGTACTATGACGGCGACGACGGCTTCATCGTGCCGGTGTCCTATGTCCTGGGGCTGATCGGCCAATGCAAGGTGCAGGCCGCGTGCGACGCCATGTACGGCGCGGATTTCATCAGCCGCCGCCAGATGCAGAACAACGACAGCCAGACCCGCGCCGCCTACGGCGAGTTCGATTACGTGGTCGAGCGCTGGACCGTCACCGCCGGCATGCGTTTCGACACCGAGCGCCAGAACCGCTTGCTCAATTCGCAGACGTCCGGCACCTCACCGCTGGCGCGGCAGATTTTCACGCAGCTGATCAGCGCCGGCGCTTTCGCACCGGACGGCCCGCTGAACCTCGCTACCGACAACTCGGTGTGGCTGCCCAAGTTCGGCGTGCGCTATGCGCTGGCGCCGGAGTGGGTGGCCGGCCTGACCGCGCAGCGCGGCTACCGCACCGGCGGCGTCGATTACAGCTACCAGCGCGGCCCGCATCCGTTTGGTCCGGAGTACACCAAAAACTACGAAGCCTCGCTGAAAGGCGTGATGGCCAACGGCTTGATGGTGGCGCTGAACGCTTACCGGGTCAACTGGACCGACCAGCAGGTCGACATCGGCAACAACTCGCTGGACACCTATCTGGTGAATGCCGGCAGCTCGCGCCTGCAGGGTCTGGAGGCGGAACTGCGCGGGCGCGTAACGCCGCAGCTGGAGCTGTTCGGCGCGGTGGGTGTGGCGCGCACCAAATTCATCGACTTCGTTTCGCCGACCGGTGATTTCAGCGGCAAGCAGTTCGCCCGTTCGCCACGCCAGAACCAGTCGGTGGGGTTCAGCTGGACGCCGGGGCGCTGGATGTTGAATATGAACCTTGTGCATTCGAGCGGCACCTACATGAATTCGCAGAATACCGACCGCAACGACGGCCACACCCTGCTCGGTGGCAAAGCCACCTACGAACTGTCCAGGGGACTCAAGCTGTTCGCCTACGGTTCCAATCTGACCGACCGCAGCTATATCACCGCCAACAAGCTGGACTCGGTGACGGGCCGCTACAACGCGGCACTGGGCAGCGCGCGCCAGTTCGGCATCGGCTTGCAGGGCACTATCTGA
- a CDS encoding histidine kinase, with product MVRRWQPPWRRWSVRNRLMAMTAIPLAYLFFTFLWYAYHSRLSEVREELAERGPLVAKVLADSSEFSVIARRHDDLKPTINGLLRTDPSIHRIDVLDAQRRELVAAAARAPGGTAELRYYEAPILKRLMWVAMLGPDGKPYQKDRPAASGVTVETIGYVRVTMSPSALLLKQTRRFYVELLVGSLGLLACVLLAWQLAKGLDASLQASMQALREADAEKRRLIGKVNTAVEDERKSIALEIHDELNATLIAVRLEGQRIADLSPEGEVRDKAQSIIKLALGLYNSGRSLVRRLRPEVLDMLGLEGAVEELVRHYDSARSGCRFDLQARGDFSRLEGDIAISAYRIVQEALSNIVKHARATQASLSLALEQGELRIRIADNGRGFDAALASAGIGLVGMRERVYALNGSIALETSPEAGTLISIAMPIR from the coding sequence ATGGTCAGGCGGTGGCAGCCGCCGTGGCGGCGCTGGAGCGTGCGCAACCGGCTGATGGCGATGACGGCCATTCCGCTGGCCTATCTGTTCTTCACCTTCCTCTGGTACGCCTACCATTCGCGCCTGTCCGAGGTGCGCGAAGAGCTGGCCGAGCGCGGCCCACTGGTGGCCAAGGTGCTGGCCGACAGCAGCGAATTCAGTGTGATCGCGCGCCGCCATGACGATCTGAAACCGACCATCAACGGCTTGCTGCGCACCGACCCGAGCATCCACCGCATCGACGTGCTGGACGCGCAGCGGCGCGAGCTGGTGGCCGCGGCTGCGCGCGCGCCGGGTGGCACGGCGGAGCTGCGTTACTACGAGGCGCCCATCCTGAAGCGGCTGATGTGGGTGGCGATGCTGGGACCGGACGGCAAGCCGTACCAGAAGGACCGGCCGGCGGCCAGCGGCGTGACGGTGGAAACCATCGGTTATGTGCGGGTGACGATGTCGCCTTCGGCGCTGCTGCTGAAGCAGACGCGCCGCTTCTATGTCGAACTGTTGGTCGGCAGCCTGGGGCTGCTGGCCTGCGTGCTGCTGGCGTGGCAACTGGCCAAGGGCCTGGATGCGTCGCTGCAGGCGTCGATGCAGGCGCTGCGCGAGGCCGACGCCGAGAAGCGCCGCCTGATCGGCAAAGTCAACACGGCGGTTGAAGATGAGCGCAAGAGCATCGCGCTGGAGATCCACGATGAATTGAACGCCACCCTGATCGCCGTGCGGCTGGAGGGGCAGCGCATTGCCGACCTCAGTCCGGAAGGGGAGGTGCGCGACAAGGCGCAGTCCATCATCAAGTTGGCGCTGGGGCTGTACAACAGCGGACGCTCGCTGGTGCGCCGTCTGCGGCCCGAGGTGCTGGACATGCTGGGCCTGGAAGGCGCGGTGGAAGAGCTGGTGCGCCACTACGACAGTGCCCGCAGCGGCTGCCGCTTCGATCTGCAGGCGCGCGGCGACTTCTCTCGATTGGAAGGCGACATTGCTATCTCTGCGTACCGGATCGTGCAAGAGGCTTTGTCCAACATCGTCAAGCATGCGCGGGCCACGCAGGCGTCGCTCAGCCTGGCGCTGGAGCAGGGTGAACTACGCATTCGGATCGCCGACAACGGCCGGGGCTTCGACGCCGCGCTGGCGTCGGCCGGCATCGGCCTGGTCGGGATGCGCGAGCGGGTGTATGCGCTCAACGGCAGCATTGCGCTGGAAACCTCGCCGGAAGCGGGAACGCTTATCAGCATTGCAATGCCAATTCGATAA
- a CDS encoding response regulator transcription factor, which translates to MKKIRVLLADDHPIVMTGFAMSLEGQGLEVVGQARSPEEALAQFEQLQPDVSVLDIRFGDQLTGLDVAKRMLAQQPSAAIIFLSQFDQDSLIKETYRLGGRAFMTKDCDPADLAAAVRRAHQGELYFLPHIAERLANLSVRGDLSPQSQLDERALEIFTLMAAGLTNAEIAEKLDVSTKTISNISQAVKEKLGVHRPAYITRLAVKHGLIEP; encoded by the coding sequence ATGAAGAAAATACGTGTGTTGCTGGCGGACGATCACCCGATCGTGATGACCGGCTTTGCCATGTCGCTGGAAGGGCAGGGGCTGGAGGTGGTGGGGCAGGCACGCTCACCGGAAGAGGCGTTGGCGCAGTTCGAACAATTGCAGCCGGACGTGAGCGTGCTGGATATCCGCTTTGGCGACCAGTTGACCGGCCTCGACGTGGCCAAGCGCATGCTGGCGCAGCAGCCGTCGGCCGCCATCATCTTCCTTAGCCAGTTCGACCAGGACAGCCTGATCAAGGAAACCTACCGCCTCGGCGGCCGCGCTTTCATGACCAAGGATTGCGACCCGGCCGACCTGGCGGCGGCGGTGCGGCGCGCGCATCAGGGCGAGCTGTACTTCCTGCCGCACATCGCCGAGCGCCTGGCCAATCTGTCGGTGCGCGGCGACCTGTCGCCGCAATCGCAACTGGACGAGCGCGCGCTGGAGATCTTCACGCTGATGGCGGCCGGCCTGACCAACGCTGAAATCGCCGAGAAGCTGGACGTGTCCACCAAGACCATCAGCAACATCAGCCAGGCCGTGAAGGAAAAACTCGGCGTGCACCGCCCGGCCTACATCACCCGGCTGGCGGTCAAGCACGGCCTGATCGAGCCCTGA
- a CDS encoding TonB family protein has product MNQKKNFTGMATVVLLHVALLGAFLQGSKLTVFHSAPPLVDLIPTLEEPKPRQREPQIEEPQLARPEILVPQPPKDIVIDSQPPLTTRTVTDQPPAQPPRGLAEPGEKTQVVKAAPMVVAAVVDAQACSKPDYPKTALRNGDTGTVMLAFLIGTDGKVAEARIEKSSGFRELDRAAQAGLSLCRFKPGSVDGVPQSSWTKMQYVWSLDN; this is encoded by the coding sequence ATGAACCAGAAGAAGAACTTCACCGGCATGGCAACGGTCGTCTTGCTGCACGTGGCGCTGCTCGGCGCTTTTTTGCAGGGATCTAAACTGACGGTTTTCCATTCGGCGCCGCCGCTGGTGGACTTGATCCCCACACTGGAAGAACCGAAACCGCGCCAACGCGAGCCGCAGATTGAAGAACCGCAGCTGGCGCGGCCGGAAATCCTGGTGCCGCAGCCGCCCAAAGACATAGTGATCGACAGCCAGCCACCACTGACCACGCGGACGGTGACCGACCAGCCGCCGGCTCAACCGCCGCGAGGCCTGGCCGAACCGGGCGAGAAAACGCAGGTAGTGAAAGCGGCGCCGATGGTGGTCGCCGCCGTGGTGGATGCACAGGCCTGCAGCAAGCCTGACTATCCCAAAACCGCACTGCGCAACGGTGACACCGGCACCGTCATGCTGGCGTTCCTGATCGGCACGGACGGCAAGGTGGCCGAGGCGCGCATCGAGAAATCGAGCGGCTTCCGCGAACTGGATCGCGCCGCCCAGGCCGGACTGAGTCTGTGCCGCTTCAAGCCCGGCTCAGTGGACGGCGTGCCGCAATCCTCCTGGACCAAGATGCAGTATGTGTGGAGCCTGGATAACTAA
- a CDS encoding class I SAM-dependent methyltransferase, translated as MSANLDLMQPPSDPHVPETAFGKWFLRTETWTVHVLERALADLDRLMPAGAPRSFGVVADVGCGFGRSLGKLHQRFAPQRLIGMDIDPEMLQASAKEVAALNIPVEFICCSSSNIKLEDNSVDLLFCHQTFHHLIDQERAIAEFYRVLKPGGVLLFAESTRRYIHSWIIRLLFRHPMDVQKTAPEYLAMVRAAGFSVPDSAVSYPFLWWSREDLGLLETALRIKPPAVREETLINLVAVKP; from the coding sequence ATGAGCGCCAATTTGGATTTGATGCAGCCGCCAAGCGACCCGCATGTGCCGGAGACGGCGTTCGGCAAGTGGTTCCTGCGCACCGAGACCTGGACCGTGCACGTGCTGGAACGAGCGCTGGCGGACCTGGACCGTTTGATGCCGGCCGGTGCGCCGCGCAGCTTCGGCGTGGTGGCGGACGTGGGTTGCGGCTTTGGCCGTTCGCTGGGCAAGCTGCACCAGCGCTTCGCGCCGCAGCGCCTGATCGGCATGGACATCGATCCCGAGATGCTGCAGGCATCGGCCAAAGAAGTCGCGGCGCTGAACATCCCGGTGGAATTCATCTGCTGTTCCAGTTCCAACATCAAGCTGGAGGACAATTCGGTCGACCTGCTGTTCTGCCACCAGACCTTTCATCACCTGATCGACCAGGAGCGCGCGATCGCGGAGTTCTACCGCGTGCTGAAACCGGGCGGCGTGCTGCTGTTTGCCGAATCGACGCGGCGTTACATCCACTCGTGGATCATCCGCCTGCTGTTCCGCCACCCGATGGACGTGCAAAAGACCGCGCCCGAATACCTGGCAATGGTGCGCGCCGCCGGCTTCTCGGTGCCGGATAGCGCGGTGTCCTATCCCTTCCTGTGGTGGAGCCGCGAAGACCTGGGCCTGCTGGAAACCGCGCTGCGCATCAAACCGCCCGCCGTGCGCGAGGAAACGCTGATCAACCTGGTCGCCGTCAAGCCGTAG
- a CDS encoding polysaccharide deacetylase family protein, with translation MPVFRPRLLLAAFSLLLWCAGALAQAPVRFLLTFDDGPAAAVNHNPTVQVLEVLARRRIKAVFFTQTRAWNGGGTEMGRFLIRREHAEDHVVALHSATKLHANHRFMNREELERNLQAGVDDLRGETGVDPKLVRPPFWAYDADTLASYHAHGLQMLLTDLNANDGKIYGINFSWHKRSNMLTHLAETRKRWAAGAMPSADGYTPVVVTFHDVNTYTARHIEEYLDILLDVARELNVPLADQPFYTNRDELERAALAASVNSADAKPHLPGLWNWLWQ, from the coding sequence GTGCCTGTCTTCCGTCCGCGCCTGCTGCTTGCTGCTTTCTCTCTACTGCTGTGGTGCGCTGGCGCCCTGGCGCAGGCGCCCGTGCGTTTTCTGCTGACCTTCGACGACGGCCCCGCCGCCGCCGTCAACCACAACCCGACCGTCCAGGTGCTCGAGGTGCTGGCCAGGCGCCGCATCAAGGCCGTGTTTTTCACCCAGACCCGCGCCTGGAACGGCGGCGGCACCGAAATGGGCCGCTTCCTGATCCGCCGCGAGCACGCCGAGGACCACGTGGTGGCACTGCACTCTGCCACCAAGCTTCACGCCAACCACCGCTTCATGAACCGCGAAGAGCTGGAGCGCAACCTGCAGGCCGGCGTCGACGACCTGCGGGGCGAAACCGGCGTCGACCCCAAGCTGGTGCGGCCGCCCTTCTGGGCCTACGACGCCGACACGCTGGCGTCCTATCACGCGCACGGCCTGCAAATGCTGCTGACCGACCTGAATGCCAACGACGGCAAAATCTACGGCATCAACTTCAGCTGGCACAAGCGCTCCAACATGCTGACCCATCTCGCGGAAACCCGTAAACGCTGGGCCGCCGGCGCCATGCCTTCGGCCGACGGCTACACGCCGGTGGTGGTCACCTTCCACGACGTCAACACCTACACCGCGCGCCACATCGAGGAATACCTCGACATCCTGCTGGACGTGGCGCGCGAACTGAACGTGCCGCTGGCCGACCAGCCCTTCTACACCAACCGCGATGAACTGGAACGCGCCGCGCTGGCCGCCAGCGTCAACAGCGCGGACGCCAAGCCGCACCTGCCCGGCCTGTGGAACTGGCTCTGGCAATAA
- a CDS encoding 4'-phosphopantetheinyl transferase superfamily protein — translation MNAAVWLWMVDADAVTDADLQRYRGWLGASEMARHQRFVRAQRQRQFIVGRVLLRVALARVLGVAPQDVQLEEQVGKAPRLSAPVLKGPTPGFSIAHSGRWVACAVSAQTALGLDIELRDGTRDLAALAAQAFDAGEMAQWARIQELPDEQRIDGFYRLWSEKEACFKLGAADGHCVAVPHAELSVVVCSALPLARAPQIELAVLP, via the coding sequence ATGAATGCAGCCGTCTGGTTGTGGATGGTCGACGCGGATGCGGTGACGGACGCCGATCTGCAGCGCTATCGCGGCTGGCTGGGCGCCAGCGAGATGGCGCGCCATCAGCGTTTTGTGCGTGCACAGCGGCAGCGCCAGTTCATCGTCGGCCGCGTGCTGCTGCGCGTGGCGCTGGCGCGCGTGCTGGGTGTGGCGCCGCAGGATGTGCAACTGGAGGAGCAGGTGGGCAAGGCGCCGCGCCTGTCGGCACCGGTGCTGAAAGGGCCGACGCCGGGCTTCAGTATTGCGCACAGCGGGCGCTGGGTGGCGTGCGCGGTCAGCGCGCAGACCGCGCTGGGGCTGGACATCGAACTGCGCGACGGTACGCGGGATCTGGCGGCGCTGGCGGCACAAGCCTTCGACGCCGGCGAGATGGCGCAGTGGGCGCGTATCCAGGAACTGCCGGACGAGCAGCGGATCGACGGTTTCTATCGTTTGTGGAGCGAGAAGGAAGCGTGCTTCAAGCTGGGCGCGGCCGATGGGCATTGCGTCGCCGTGCCGCATGCGGAGTTGTCGGTGGTGGTGTGCAGCGCGCTACCGCTGGCGCGCGCGCCGCAGATCGAGCTGGCCGTACTGCCGTAA
- a CDS encoding excinuclease ATPase subunit, with product MKKTLFAATLLAASFSAGAADTMLKFPIAGAMAANNAQSRLGDSVKFYFAGQPTPPVTSTVITDKTSQRTNSFGKPAETACNWVFLSAMLALQKRAQDVGANAVVNIVSNFNNVEMASATEFECAEGAIMAGVALKGDFVKIAP from the coding sequence ATGAAGAAAACGCTTTTTGCCGCTACGCTGCTGGCCGCTTCGTTCTCCGCCGGCGCCGCCGACACCATGCTCAAGTTCCCGATCGCCGGCGCCATGGCCGCCAACAATGCGCAGTCGCGCCTGGGCGATTCGGTCAAGTTCTACTTCGCCGGCCAGCCGACGCCGCCGGTGACGTCCACCGTCATCACCGACAAAACCAGCCAGCGCACCAACAGCTTCGGCAAGCCGGCCGAGACGGCGTGCAACTGGGTGTTCCTGTCGGCCATGCTGGCGCTGCAGAAGCGCGCGCAGGATGTCGGCGCCAATGCGGTGGTCAACATCGTCAGCAATTTCAACAACGTTGAAATGGCCAGCGCCACCGAGTTCGAATGCGCGGAAGGCGCCATCATGGCAGGCGTCGCGCTGAAGGGCGATTTCGTCAAGATCGCGCCCTGA